The sequence TCAAGAGTactagaatatttttattgaaagcTGAAAGTTGGTCTAGAATATCTCAAGactctgtgtatttttttgatGTTCACTTAAACTTCATTTAacttaaattttaaacattCGTAGAAAGTGTAGGCCATTTGTCCTACACTTTGTTTTTGTGAAGTGCTCAGAGCAATTAGCATTTCACAGGGCTGAGTTCCCCAACTTCAGTTTGTCTatcattatttccattttagcTCCAGACATACCTGTTATTGACAAAGCTTATTCAAAACTTAGCAACAGTATCACAGTGGAATGGAGGGCAGTACCTGGGGCTACTAGTTATCTGCTGACTGCACAAGATGGGGATTCCTTCATTGAAACTGTAGTTACAAATTCTCCAGGCACATTGACGGGACTGAAGCCTGCCACCTTGTACAGAGTCACTATCAGATCCATAAATTCAGGAGGAAAAAGCCAGCCTTcacctttcagaaaagcaaaaacaggTGGACTTTCAACTTCTTATTTCAAATTTTGTAATGTTATTATAATATAAAGCATTCatgcaagctttttttttttttttttttttttaatttgaacagaaaacaaacagtataGCCCAGGCATGTACTAGTACTGAATTATTATaatcttgtattttaaattgtattgATCACATTCTCCTTTCAGATTTTGAGGACTAGAATTCAACCATCTGACTTAATGACCAGGACAAGAGTCTGAATTAGTGGTTTACTTCATGACAGTACTGTTTAATAGGAAGTTTTACTAGAATTTGTATgaacatatattttttatttttaaaaattcaaattttattttaacaaaagaaGTAACTTGAGGGAatggaagaaattaagaaacagCTAACAGTATAAAATAATAAGACAAAGTAAAACTTAGAGGACAGGAAATGCAGCATCTTCTTGGTGATTTTCATTCTTCAACACATTCAACCTTTCATACTTTGTGTATGAGTTACATTCATTTTACAGAACCTGTAATATCATAATGGATGCACCAAATCAGTTTCCATATTTATTCTGTCAGTCttgcattaatttatttttctggttttgttgttgctgaaATTGTCTCTCAGAGTTTGGTGATTGTTGTTTCTGTGTATTCATTTCAAATTTGGCCCTTTCAAACAGcattactgaaaaacaaaaagcttaaaTGGTGTTCTTTCTCAACAGTCCTGGCTGCTCCAATTCTGTCTGTTAGTTCTCCAAGTTGTGACTCCATTGCAGTAAGCTGGAAAGCTGTGTATATGGCAGCTGGATTCTCTGTGTCCCTCATGAGATCAGATGGTTTGGGCAGAATGCTGAAGGAGAACACCACCAATACGTCCTTGATATTTACAAATCTAGATCCAGGAACTCTCTATACTATCAAGGCATATGCCTGGAGTGTCAATGGGATACCTGGAGATGATTTCACATACAACCAAAGAACAAgtaagaaattttcttttctgaaaccaagtaagcattaaaaaaaaagatataccAGGAAGTATTTATGTGTATGCGTGATTGTGTTGTTTTTCAAAGATACATTGGGTAGATTTTCAGATCATATAATTTTTACCCCATCTCAAAGTTCATGAAAGCTCAGATGACATGGCTATGTTTAATGAATATTACTGAGGCAAAGATACCATTAACTACCACTGAAGTTGTAGCTAGGACAGGCCTGGGTAAGGATTACACAAGCTTAGACTGATTTGAGGATTTTTCTAACTGTGAGAAGCAAATATTCAAATAAGGCAAGGAGTTTCAGTAGAAAGCTTTCTGATGGTGTACAACAAGaactatttctttaaaaaattggCACTTTAATATGAATGAGGGTAAGGTCTGCACCATGAAAATTGTATTTAGTTTGCAAGTTATGAAAAAGATCATGTCTGTAGGCCATATGTTAAGTTGTATTTATGTGTTCCAAACTGATATACCGTAGGTCCTAATGCACCAGCGGATGTTCAAGTAGCTTTTAATAGTGGTGCCTTAAGAGCTATTGTTTCTTGGATGCCAACAGAAGGAGCTCTAACTTACAGTGTGACAGCCTCCAGTGGGCTCTTGAAACTGAAGTGTAACACATCTTCTGCCTCCTGCATGGTGCCATCACTCCAATGCAGCTCTGAATATTATGTTTCTGTCACAGCATACAATGATGCTGGATCCAGTAACCCTACTGATGCAGTAAGCTTAAAAACTAGTATGTGTCATTGATCCTTATACAGTTTATTGCATTTTAAcatatatttctttaatttcaaatgtaaatTAGTCCATTACAATTCGCAAGTGGTTCTCAAATAgttatttctgcttctgaacTTCATGCATGAACTGTGCCATGTACCTTTCTATTTTGGGGATAATAGCCTAAACTTTCTTCATATTTCTGTGAGAAGAACATGCAATGGTGTATATATTGTTGGCTGAACCAGTAAGCCTCTGGTTTTTAACTCTTAGCAGAAGTAACTGTTCTAAAGTCAATTTTCTGAGTGTAAAACAAATGTAAGGAATAACAGATCTGTCCTACTGTGCCAGGTCTGTCACAAATCAATTGGGAGAAATCTGTGAGGAAATAGCATTAAGGACTGGCCCTAGGCTGATCACTGTTCTAGGCTAAATTTAGTTGTTATTTAGAAAGGAGGTCAACAAAGCTAGACTAGCACCACTATACTAAAATAAGATACTGTCACAGATCATTCTTGGGTAGCAGCTTTGTCAGGACAAAAGGCTGCTTGTTTCAACTACTTAGCACCACTGCCATGTCAGAGGTTATTGCTTCCTGACCTGTTCGGTGAACTGCCCATATAAACAAAACCTAAACCATTTTAGTTATTATGTGCTACCTTAAAAACACATTATTTACTTAATTATTTGATGTAACCTGCTTCATTTTGACTTCTCACTGATACGAGTTAGAGATCATCCATGTGAGCAACTCAAAGGTGGATCTAACAGGATGAGAGGGTAATTAAGAGCCAATTTTTAAGCTGTGGGCTGTAATCTTCTCAGCCAGCATTGCTTCAGCTAGATCATGTATATTCATTCTAATAGCAACAAGCTAAGCTTTTTGAActagaaagaaaggaaatgttatTTAAGCAAAAGCCATGGGGTTTGCAGTTTAATGTGACATTTTGGGATGCCACCAGGAAGGAAACCTGAGCAAAGGACAGCTCTATTCAGACACAGCCAGTGAGTTTCATACCAATATATAATGGGTTTTCACATAAAGGCTTTTGGATGCCAACTGCTATTCAAGCTAGTATTCTGATTGTCATCCAAAACTACTATTTGTGAGCACAGACTGTGCCAGTTCCTTTTGAATTACTGCCTGGTGccactgtttttcttcacagGGGCTCCTTAAGCAGATctcttttcagtaaaaacatgAAGGTAGCATCTATTTTGGTCTGTAAAAATCATACTCTCTTTTCATCTAAATGTAAGTAGCATCCTCTGTAAAGGCAGATAAGTTGCTGTTTTCTTGAACAAGACAGAACAACTGTTCAAGCTGAGTAGAATAATTCTATATATTCCTGATTTTCCTTTATTCCCCAAAAGTATAacttcaataaaaatattctgattacaatttttttttctttttttttaattttttttttttttttcagttccttgtgcACCGGTAAATATATCAATTGAAGAGGATGAACCTGGCCACTTGTTGGTATCATGGCCTAGCGTCAATTTTGGTCATTATTACGTGGTTTTTGTGAAGAGTGATGATGGCTTGGAAGTGCACTGCAACACGTCACATACTCAATGCCATTTCCAGTCGGACTGTGGCTTCACTTATTTCATTAGTGTCTTTGCATATAACAAGGCAGGGCAGAGTCCTCTAGGCGATGTATTGAATTACAGTACTGGTAAGTAGCAATGTATTCTTGCAAATTCATTTTGGATCCTTTAACTGTGTTTATGGTAAGCTGATTGAAATTTTTTATTGGAAGATAATGACTTAAAGTTCtatttttattcaatttttGGCCAAAACACACAAAGGTTGGCAGAGAAAAAGGACCAGTTCACCCTGCAGTTGAATTCAGTTTGCATAGTCAAGTGCTACAACATGCTTACAAACTTGAAAATAGTTTAACGATTCACAATCATCAGGCAAGGACATAGGAATAACACACAGTCCTGGCATAACATTTGAATTCTGgtcttgggttttggtttggggtttttttttctgttgccttaGGAAGGGTGTACCTAAGTCTTAAAATTCCCCATAGAGAGTTATcttatttggaaaatgaaaaaataacgAGTTCAATGGGAAATTGTTTAGAGTTATTTAACCTCTAGATGGtctgaaattttaaatcaaGGATATACATCATTCCTATGTCTTACCTATACATTAGAATGCCCTCTACAGATTTGGAAGGAGGGGTACTGAATTAATTCAAGAAGCAAGCCTGGGGCTAATGAGACCGTTTGCACAGCACCGGTCGCCTTCGGAGACTTAAGCCACGAAGCGCACAGACGAACGAAACGAGGCTTTGGGGTTTCGTGCCGGCTTTCAGGTCGCGTTCAAGCCTCCCTCTGTGCCTTGTCTGTCCCCAGCGCCTTGTTGCCCCAGCGACTTCAGGGCGGTGCTCGTGGCGAGCGACACCGTGGAGGTCACCTGGGCTCCTGTCCGAGGTGCTGAAATGTACGAAACGAGAGCCCTGGGCGGGAGCGGCGTGGTGCGCTGCAACGACACCGCCACGGCCTGCACCTTGTCGGCTCTGCCGTGCAACGCCCGCTATAATATCACGGTTTATTCTTTCAGCGAGGCCAGGGGCAGCAACACGTCGTGCGCATCCAAGTACGTGGCAACAGGTATTGTAAGCgttcttattttccttcagcagaAGGAATGATAGTTAGATGCTGCAGTGATTCATGGATGAAAAGCATTACTGGAGCGCTAAGTTACTgtaactgacaaaaaaaaaaatactgggagTCTTTAAACATATACTGCAAGCAGGGAGCTAGAAACAGATTTGGACTGAAAGCTTCTGATGGCTCCAAGTTTTTGAAAACCAGATTTACAATTCATCTCTGGTTTTGTATGCGGAATCCTTATGTTGCCTGTTCTGTCACAAGTTCTAAATTCCCACCAGGAGTAAACATCTACAGATCATATACTTTTCCAAAGTAGTTTGTCAGTTCTAACTGGAACTTAATTTTCATGTGTAACTTACATAGTATGCATAAACAATCTGTTTAAATACtgtaaatctgaaatatttcagctcCCTGCAGTCCTGAAATTAAAAGTATCTCAAAGGAGGCTCTTTCTGCGATCAGTGTGCACTGGCAATCTAACAATGAAGAAGCTACATATATTGTCACTGCGAGAGGAGAGGCTGGACTCTGGCATTGCACAAGCTCTGGAAATTCCTGTACCCTAATTCATCTTCCCTGCGGATCTGCTTTCTCTGTCAGTGCTATAGCAAGATCACCAGCAGGACAGAGCTTACCAAGCTACAGTGTCCCTTTAGAGACAGGTATGTGGGACTTGTAtataatggaaaatatttagcagCATAATATTAAAATAGTTCTATGTCTCTTTatgtttttggcttttttttttttttaaattacaatgtGTGCATATTATACTGTCTATTGCTGGATGCTAGCTGTCCTCTGCTTAAACATGTATGTatctttgtgtgtgtgagaaGGAAGGATTGCTTGGCACTTGCCTCATACTGAGAAGCCTTAGTGCAACAAATCATCATCTGGCACAGCTAACTAAAATATAACACAATAGTCCACTAATGTAACGCATACCTTCCTTATCAGCATTTTGACATTTAATATTACCAGGAAAGGCAATGAGGTGATGTCCATGTCAACAAATAAACAGCGTGAAGAACAGATTAAAGCACATACTACCCACCATTCCTGCTATTAATTTGCTAGCAGAGTTTTGTCTTGTACCACTTACCTAGACAATGTCCAGACACAGTTCAGAGATTAATGTACACcaggatttatttttcacaggCAGTTTGGAGGAAGAGACTTTAAACAGAGACAG comes from Haliaeetus albicilla chromosome 8, bHalAlb1.1, whole genome shotgun sequence and encodes:
- the FNDC7 gene encoding fibronectin type III domain-containing protein 7 isoform X2 encodes the protein MRSAKSKSLIFIGLLFNCLEMIFSANAGFSVSIYNVTSQSIYLRWPKFSGASSYRVTATAVNTVGHSLLARFSDVTLKGTLTSLIPNTIYAIQAEAIDKNGIILAETQIMQSTAPDIPVIDKAYSKLSNSITVEWRAVPGATSYLLTAQDGDSFIETVVTNSPGTLTGLKPATLYRVTIRSINSGGKSQPSPFRKAKTVLAAPILSVSSPSCDSIAVSWKAVYMAAGFSVSLMRSDGLGRMLKENTTNTSLIFTNLDPGTLYTIKAYAWSVNGIPGDDFTYNQRTSPNAPADVQVAFNSGALRAIVSWMPTEGALTYSVTASSGLLKLKCNTSSASCMVPSLQCSSEYYVSVTAYNDAGSSNPTDAVSLKTIPCAPVNISIEEDEPGHLLVSWPSVNFGHYYVVFVKSDDGLEVHCNTSHTQCHFQSDCGFTYFISVFAYNKAGQSPLGDVLNYSTAPCCPSDFRAVLVASDTVEVTWAPVRGAEMYETRALGGSGVVRCNDTATACTLSALPCNARYNITVYSFSEARGSNTSCASKYVATAPCSPEIKSISKEALSAISVHWQSNNEEATYIVTARGEAGLWHCTSSGNSCTLIHLPCGSAFSVSAIARSPAGQSLPSYSVPLETAPCCPNDLILTQVTQSVTNISWSVGMGAQTYVTTLESPKGQAKCHTLQNYCLLGCITCGTNYTVSLKAISETGLTSSCTYQGYSSSACCPSGVKLYRLGNNGIRVYWRASDEMINYNTDLHGSKGNFTCTPTSGLSHCDITEIPCGDVYTVVVSPVTHKGPNLTFCPKKIYSVTCSGSSVGMVIYRGKSNAEQHI
- the FNDC7 gene encoding fibronectin type III domain-containing protein 7 isoform X1, producing MRSAKSKSLIFIGLLFNCLEMIFSANAGFSVSIYNVTSQSIYLRWPKFSGASSYRVTATAVNTVGHSLLARFSDVTLKGTLTSLIPNTIYAIQAEAIDKNGIILAETQIMQSTAPDIPVIDKAYSKLSNSITVEWRAVPGATSYLLTAQDGDSFIETVVTNSPGTLTGLKPATLYRVTIRSINSGGKSQPSPFRKAKTVLAAPILSVSSPSCDSIAVSWKAVYMAAGFSVSLMRSDGLGRMLKENTTNTSLIFTNLDPGTLYTIKAYAWSVNGIPGDDFTYNQRTSPNAPADVQVAFNSGALRAIVSWMPTEGALTYSVTASSGLLKLKCNTSSASCMVPSLQCSSEYYVSVTAYNDAGSSNPTDAVSLKTIPCAPVNISIEEDEPGHLLVSWPSVNFGHYYVVFVKSDDGLEVHCNTSHTQCHFQSDCGFTYFISVFAYNKAGQSPLGDVLNYSTAPCCPSDFRAVLVASDTVEVTWAPVRGAEMYETRALGGSGVVRCNDTATACTLSALPCNARYNITVYSFSEARGSNTSCASKYVATAPCSPEIKSISKEALSAISVHWQSNNEEATYIVTARGEAGLWHCTSSGNSCTLIHLPCGSAFSVSAIARSPAGQSLPSYSVPLETAPCCPNDLILTQVTQSVTNISWSVGMGAQTYVTTLESPKGQAKCHTLQNYCLLGCITCGTNYTVSLKAISETGLTSSCTYQGYSSSACCPSGVKLYRLGNNGIRVYWRASDEMINYNTDLHGSKGNFTCTPTSGLSHCDITEIPCGDVYTVVVSPVTHKGPNLTFCPKKIYSVTCSGSSVGMGKSTWYMHSKSMMFVKHVSIM
- the FNDC7 gene encoding fibronectin type III domain-containing protein 7 isoform X5, which encodes MRSAKSKSLIFIGLLFNCLEMIFSANAGFSVSIYNVTSQSIYLRWPKFSGASSYRVTATAVNTVGHSLLARFSDVTLKGTLTSLIPNTIYAIQAEAIDKNGIILAETQIMQSTAPDIPVIDKAYSKLSNSITVEWRAVPGATSYLLTAQDGDSFIETVVTNSPGTLTGLKPATLYRVTIRSINSGGKSQPSPFRKAKTVLAAPILSVSSPSCDSIAVSWKAVYMAAGFSVSLMRSDGLGRMLKENTTNTSLIFTNLDPGTLYTIKAYAWSVNGIPGDDFTYNQRTIPCAPVNISIEEDEPGHLLVSWPSVNFGHYYVVFVKSDDGLEVHCNTSHTQCHFQSDCGFTYFISVFAYNKAGQSPLGDVLNYSTAPCCPSDFRAVLVASDTVEVTWAPVRGAEMYETRALGGSGVVRCNDTATACTLSALPCNARYNITVYSFSEARGSNTSCASKYVATAPCSPEIKSISKEALSAISVHWQSNNEEATYIVTARGEAGLWHCTSSGNSCTLIHLPCGSAFSVSAIARSPAGQSLPSYSVPLETAPCCPNDLILTQVTQSVTNISWSVGMGAQTYVTTLESPKGQAKCHTLQNYCLLGCITCGTNYTVSLKAISETGLTSSCTYQGYSSSACCPSGVKLYRLGNNGIRVYWRASDEMINYNTDLHGSKGNFTCTPTSGLSHCDITEIPCGDVYTVVVSPVTHKGPNLTFCPKKIYSVTCSGSSVGMVIYRGKSNAEQHI
- the FNDC7 gene encoding fibronectin type III domain-containing protein 7 isoform X4; translated protein: MRSAKSKSLIFIGLLFNCLEMIFSANAGFSVSIYNVTSQSIYLRWPKFSGASSYRVTATAVNTVGHSLLARFSDVTLKGTLTSLIPNTIYAIQAEAIDKNGIILAETQIMQSTAPDIPVIDKAYSKLSNSITVEWRAVPGATSYLLTAQDGDSFIETVVTNSPGTLTGLKPATLYRVTIRSINSGGKSQPSPFRKAKTVLAAPILSVSSPSCDSIAVSWKAVYMAAGFSVSLMRSDGLGRMLKENTTNTSLIFTNLDPGTLYTIKAYAWSVNGIPGDDFTYNQRTSPNAPADVQVAFNSGALRAIVSWMPTEGALTYSVTASSGLLKLKCNTSSASCMVPSLQCSSEYYVSVTAYNDAGSSNPTDAVSLKTIPCAPVNISIEEDEPGHLLVSWPSVNFGHYYVVFVKSDDGLEVHCNTSHTQCHFQSDCGFTYFISVFAYNKAGQSPLGDVLNYSTAPCCPSDFRAVLVASDTVEVTWAPVRGAEMYETRALGGSGVVRCNDTATACTLSALPCNARYNITVYSFSEARGSNTSCASKYVATAPCSPEIKSISKEALSAISVHWQSNNEEATYIVTARGEAGLWHCTSSGNSCTLIHLPCGSAFSVSAIARSPAGQSLPSYSVPLETGACCPSGVKLYRLGNNGIRVYWRASDEMINYNTDLHGSKGNFTCTPTSGLSHCDITEIPCGDVYTVVVSPVTHKGPNLTFCPKKIYSVTCSGSSVGMVIYRGKSNAEQHI
- the FNDC7 gene encoding fibronectin type III domain-containing protein 7 isoform X3 encodes the protein MRSAKSKSLIFIGLLFNCLEMIFSANAGFSVSIYNVTSQSIYLRWPKFSGASSYRVTATAVNTVGHSLLARFSDVTLKGTLTSLIPNTIYAIQAEAIDKNGIILAETQIMQSTVLAAPILSVSSPSCDSIAVSWKAVYMAAGFSVSLMRSDGLGRMLKENTTNTSLIFTNLDPGTLYTIKAYAWSVNGIPGDDFTYNQRTSPNAPADVQVAFNSGALRAIVSWMPTEGALTYSVTASSGLLKLKCNTSSASCMVPSLQCSSEYYVSVTAYNDAGSSNPTDAVSLKTIPCAPVNISIEEDEPGHLLVSWPSVNFGHYYVVFVKSDDGLEVHCNTSHTQCHFQSDCGFTYFISVFAYNKAGQSPLGDVLNYSTAPCCPSDFRAVLVASDTVEVTWAPVRGAEMYETRALGGSGVVRCNDTATACTLSALPCNARYNITVYSFSEARGSNTSCASKYVATAPCSPEIKSISKEALSAISVHWQSNNEEATYIVTARGEAGLWHCTSSGNSCTLIHLPCGSAFSVSAIARSPAGQSLPSYSVPLETAPCCPNDLILTQVTQSVTNISWSVGMGAQTYVTTLESPKGQAKCHTLQNYCLLGCITCGTNYTVSLKAISETGLTSSCTYQGYSSSACCPSGVKLYRLGNNGIRVYWRASDEMINYNTDLHGSKGNFTCTPTSGLSHCDITEIPCGDVYTVVVSPVTHKGPNLTFCPKKIYSVTCSGSSVGMVIYRGKSNAEQHI